GGAGCCGCTGCTCGCCACGTACAAAGAGGCGATCTTGTGATCATCTGTTCTTACTGCGGATTAAGCCTTGAAGAAGCTAAGAAGCACGAGCCTTCCGTGGTTTTTGTCGACAACAAAAATCGTGTGAAGGCCAAACGTAAAGAAGACGCTAAGAATAATAAAAAGAAGAAGGCCTAAGCCTTCTTCACGTATTGAGATTTCAAACCCATCGCGCCGAAACCATCGATCTTGCACGCGATATCGTGTCCATCGGCGCTATCATACACCAAGCGGATGTTTTTCACTTTCGTTCCGACCTTCACCGAAGAAGACGAACCTTTCACTTTCAAGTCTTTGATCACAGTGACCGTGTCACCGTCTTGAAGAATATTTCCATTCGCATCTTTAATAACATTCGATGCAGGAGCATCTTCTACAACCTCGATGGAGGCATGCACGCTCCACTCATGACCGCACTCAGGGCACACCCACAAGTTGCCGTCTTGATAAATATGTTCGGAACCGCATTTAGGACATTTTGATTCATTGCTCAT
This region of Bdellovibrio sp. BCCA genomic DNA includes:
- a CDS encoding zinc ribbon domain-containing protein YjdM, whose translation is MSNESKCPKCGSEHIYQDGNLWVCPECGHEWSVHASIEVVEDAPASNVIKDANGNILQDGDTVTVIKDLKVKGSSSSVKVGTKVKNIRLVYDSADGHDIACKIDGFGAMGLKSQYVKKA